The nucleotide sequence ACTCCATCTAATTTACGCGATTGTGAGACGGGGAGAAGCGGCCTCGATGTATTTCGGGACGTATTGTGTGATTATGGCGGCACGGGGACTTTTTTCCGGGACCAGGATCATTTCAGAATATCTTGATTTTCTAAAATATCATCATTATGTCAGGATTGAATACGTTACATTCTATCTAGCCATTCCTGTTTTTTTAAGTTATATACTTTCCGTCTTTCCTCGGGAATTAAAACGAATACTCGTGGATCTGGTCTGGTGGATAGCAGTCGGAGCTTGCATCGTAGTCTTAGTATTCCCTGTCAGAATATTCACATTCACCATCACGGTTTATTACTTGGTGGCTTTTCTTGCAGGCACACTCGGATTATTCTCTCTTACTAAGGCCGCTTTAAGAAGAAGAAAGGGGGCTCTTATAATTCTCGCCGGTTTCGTATTCGTGTATGCCGCAATGATCCACGATATTTTATATGCGACCTTCTATCTGGATACCGGATATTTTACGAATATAGGGGCGTTCGTATTCATAGTGGCACAGTCCGTATTCTTATCCATCAGAAGTTCCGAAAGTTTGGATAGACTTTTAGACCTTTCCAGAAATTTGGAAAGGAGGGTGGAAGAAAGGACTAAACAACTTAGAAATGCGCTTCGTCTCATCCAAAACGATTTGAATGTCGCAAGAGAGATCCAAAAGGGACTCTTAAATCTGGAGGAAACGGCAGAAAAAAAGATCGGTAAAATCAAATTTGGGATCTGGCATAAACCTTTGGCGGAAGTAGGAGGTGATCTTTATGATATTACCGAATTGCCGGACGGAAAGCTCCGTATTTTTTTAGCGGATGCTCCAGGTCATGGAATACAAGCCGCCCTCATTACGATCCTGATCCGAAACATTTACGAAGACCTTAGATTAAAAGAAGAAAGTCCAGGAAAGCTACTCTCTGCAATCGGCTCTCAGTTTTACGGAAAGTATGGAAATGTGTCCACATTCTTCTCCGCATCCATTTTAGAAATTTCTCCGGACGGAAAAAAACTCACACTTTCTTTGGCAGGATCTCCTCCAGTCTTAATCCGAAATAAGGACGAAGAGCATGTGGTCGAATGTGAAAATCCGTTAGTGGGTCTTTTGGAAAATTTTCATTTTGAGGATAAGGAGGTCCTGCTCACTCCAGGTTTTCGAATCCTTTGTTTTACCGACGGACTTACGGAATCTTCCAGACTGCCCGGAGATTTTTACGGGATAGAAAGAGTATTGGCTACGGTCCGAACTGGAGACTCTCAAAGTTTAGAAGAATTATTAAGAGACATACAAGACGATCTGCTTAGATTTTTAGGAAGTTCGGAGCCTAAGGACGATATACTAATCTTGGGAATGGAAGACCAACGTTCCTAAACCGGTAAAACAATTTCTTCTTTCGGGAAAGCGGGATCGTTTTCTAGTTTTATTGTATTGCACCCCGAAAATCATGGTTAGAGAGAAGGTGAACGGGTCCAAACTTTTCGGAATGGATCCCGAAATCGTTACCTTGTAGAGGACCCTATGGCATTCAAGCTCGACGGGGCAAAATTCCCCACCTTGGAAGAGTTGATTACGGCTCTGTATCCATTGTATGCGGACAAGATGAGCGAAGCTGAATTTAGAAAGTATGTTCAGGAGAATGTAAAAGAGGAATAGTATTCCTCTTTTTTCCCCGATCCTCAAGGGTAGATCCTTCCCGCGTAAATCCTGTTTTGCTTGTCAATTCCAGGGGTTTTCCGTACCCTCTCGGCATGCCTTTTTTTCAGAAAAAATGGAGACTTGCTCCTGCTTGGCGAAGACCGTTATTATTACTCGCCTCATTTTTAGTTTTAATCATCAAATTCAGATTTTTATTCAGCGAGGATACTCTTTCAGGCTGGAGTCTTCATGCCCAAACCCACTTGGCGGAAATTTACGATTCATTTTTAAATAACGGTCAGTCCTTAGGTTATGATACCCGCTGGTTTTCAGGGATGCCTGTTTTCTATTTCCAACCGCCGTTTTTCTATTTTTTGGTCGCAGTCCTACATAAAACCGTATTCTTTTGGTCCTCACTTTCTCTCTCCTTCAATATAGGGATACTTCTTTCTATATTACTTTTTACGTATGCGTTTATCAAATTCAGCCTTTTACTCTTAAGTGAGACCAATCATAGGGCAAATACGGTCATGTTAGCGATGTCCGGACTTTTGTTCTTCTTCTTGTGCGCAGGAGAAGAACCGTTCGGGCTTTCCTTAGTGGGACTATTCAGCGGCTCCGTAACCGGATTTTTCGGGCTTGGCTGGAGTTTATTAGGTTTTTATTATTTAGAAAAATATCGGACTACCGGGAAATTATCCTCTCTTTCCAAATATTTAGTGGTCAGCGCCTGCGTTTATTATACTGATCTACCTTCTTCCTTATTCTATTTGGTATCTCTTCTCATCTATTTTTTATTTCTGGGAGAAGAGTTGGGAAAAAGAGCGTTTTCCATCGCATTCTTCATTCCGTTGTTAGTGGCCGCACCTGTTTGGTGGAATTTTCTGAAATATTCCTCGTACCGCGCGGAAACTTTCCCGATGGATACTACTCCCGGACTCATTTCCATTTTAGGATCGGAAGCCTTGAGACCGATTTGGGAAGGAAGCGGTGTGATCGCTTTCCTTTGGAATTTTATCATAGGGTTACATTGGACCCAAGTGGTATTCCCTGCCTTGTTCCTATTAGGAATTCGTTCCATTTTAAAACGTAAAATTTTTCCTCCGGCTTCCAGGTTCGTATTTTTTGCCAGTTTGATCTTTTACTGGATCGGAGTGGATACTTCTCTTTCAAAATTTTTTCCCGGTTTAGGATTTCCCTGGTATAGAGCCTTGGACCTATCTTTACTATTTTTAACACTTTCCGGTTTGGAAACCGCAGTTCATTTATTGAAGAACAAAACTTCTTCTTTAACCGCTCAATATTCGATTTCCGCTCTGCTATTCTTTGCACTAGTAAGATTTTTCTTATGGCATCCTGAATTGGAATGGAAGGAGAATACTACATTCTTAAAAGACAGCTTCTCCGCGTTGGAAATGAAAGATGTGGAAGTTGCACTTTCGGAACTTCCTAAAGATTCCAAAATTTTCCCGGAAATTGATTCTCATCGAAAATGGGGAGACAGCCCTTTTACTTTGGGGCTTTTGATCAGAAGGGCAGGACATAGAAATTTATTGGGAATGGAAGCGGATGCGTCTTTGACATCTTTGGCCTTACAACCTTATTTGAGTCGTTATCTTCCTTGGACTGCTTGGAAAAAAAATCCCGGCTATGAAGAGGAACTTTCTTCGGAAGATGCAGGCATCGGATTACATCGTTTTCTGCAAGCCAACGGGACTTCTTACATTATCGGCTCCACTGAAAAACTTTATAAAATCCTAAAATTAAATCCTAGTCGTTTCGAATTATTGAAAGGTTGGGTGAACCAAGAAGGGTTGCGCACGAACGATTTTCCTTCCGAGACCTATGAAAAGGAACTTGAAAATAAATCGTTCTTATTTCTATTCAAGGTGAAAAATCCTGGGGCTGATGTCGCAGTTATGACGGAAAAACCTTGGGGGGTCGCGGATTATAAGGAGTTGAACGGAGGAAAATCTCTTCGTCCCAAAAGGTTCTTATATAATACGAACGAAGCGATCTTACACGAAGGATTGGATGCAGGGATCGTATTCGCTAGGATCGGTAAGAAGGAGATAGAAATAATCGGACCTAATTACAATAAGTGGTTCCAAGGTTTGCTGGTCTTAAATGTTCCCAAAGAGCATAATAATTGGAAGGAAGAGTTCAGATCCGAATACGGAGATCTTCCTTTCTTGGATAGAAACGAATTTTTAGGCGGATTTTTTCCGGTAAAAGAAAAACCGAAAGAGCCTACTTCATTGGCTGAACTTCCTATATTGCCGCGTATTTTTTCGGATGAAGAAGTTTTCGCCGGTCCTGAAATTTCGTCCGCACAAAAGCAGGAAAAAAATTCATTAGAAAATCATAATTGTAAATTGGTGCGAAGATCCTTTTTTCCTAGTTGGGAAGATTCGGAAGGCGGAATATTATTCCAAACTCAAAGAAACGAGATCCTGGTCTGTTCCCAAAAACAGAGTTCAGATCTGAAATTTTTCAAAGGGAATTCGGTTTTTTTGACTATCATTCTTTTTCTTTTACCGGTCCTTTTTATATTCTCCTCCTTTGTTAAAGGAAGGTGGTTTTTCCGTTAATGGGACTGTACGGCAATAAACCGTACTCTAAACTTCAATTCGTTTCGAATTCACTGTTGGTGTTGTTCGGAACTATTCTTCTTTGGGGACTCTGGCAAAAGTGGAGTCTCTATATTTGGGGAAGTATTTTTGTTCACGGTTTGGAAGGTGGACTTGTTGGAGCGATTTGTGATTGGTTCGCTGTTTGGAAAACCTATAAAGCGGTCGAATCCGAAAGCGAGACTATCGCGGAAGAAATAGGTAACTGGGTATCTTCCGATCTGATCAGCGAACATAAGTTAAGATCGTATTTAGACGGTATTTTGGACGAGCCAGAAAACATCCAAGCGATTAAGGATCTTCTGGAAAAACATTTAAAAGGAGAAAAAGAAGTCAGAGAATTCCTGAATTTGATCTGGGACAAAATAGAAGAGGATATCGTATTATATGTTTCTAATTTTAAGTTCTCAGGAGCGGACAAACAAATATTACACGAATTGAATAGTCGTAAGGAAATCCTTTCTACGGTTCGATTCTTGGTGGGAGAAACCTTGGTGAAAGTTTCAGACCATGATGATTTCGGGGAAAGGATCCAAAGGATCACTAAAGGACTTTCTTTTCTCGCTAAACCTTTGATCTGGCTCATCGATCCCCGAAAAAGGATCAAGGAATTCGGAGAAGGTTTAAAGGAAGGAAAGGATTTCGAAACGGAAGAGGAAGAAGTCCTATTTGAATTATATTCAGTATTCTCCGAATGTGCGGAATTATATATCGGCTCCTGGAACGACCTGCCTGTTTCCAAAAGAGAAGAGGCGGTCCGCGCCTTAGCCGATTTCGGCAGAGAACAATTAAATAGGCTTATCAGCGAGGTAGTACTCACACATAAGGAAGAAATTTCCAAGTTGGAAAATCTGAGAGAATACGGACCTATTCGTTCTTTCTTGGAGTTCTTAAGTTCTAAAACGAACGAGTCCGTTTCGGAATATGTGGGAGAGCAGATCTCTAAAGGCCTGAAATTATTGGAACCCAAACAATTCAGGGTAAATTTGGAACTAAAAACAAGAAGGGTCTTAGAGCGGATTAGGATCAACGGAAGTTTATTAGGTTTTTTAGTCGGGTCTGCGATAGGTTGTATCGTCTTATTATTCGAAGGAAAATTAGGATTATAATCTCTTGCATTATTTGTAGGTATTTGTTAAGTATTTAGGATCATGAAATTAAAGCGGATCTATACTATTCTTCTCTGTATCGTATTTAGCGGATGTTATTCGAGAACCATCTTTTTCTTTCAGAATCTTCGAATGAAACCTCTTCCTCCTCAGGTGGAGCAAAGTTTATACAAACAGAATGAAAAAGGATGTGGAGAAAAGATCAGTACGATTTTACAGAGAATTCCTGAAAAAAATCCTACAGCCACCCATATCCGCGATTTGGAGATCTTCCAATATGACCAAGGTTTGTTCGATGCCTGTTATCGACTCTATTACGGTTTGGAGATCTCTCAATGAAAGTTTTTCATGGAACCATCTTCCTTTTTTTATTATTATTCGTTTATTGCAGCGGCGCAGAAACACAGATCTATAGGATAGAAAGGGTTGTGCCCGCAAAGGAAAGACCTGTCTTTTCTCCTAAAAGAGTAGAGGGAGAAGACTGTGTGGTGCAAATTTTTCCTTTCATGTTTGCGAGATATGTTCCTGATCTACAAAGCGCATACAATCATGCGATGGAAAAGGCACCTTCCGGGACCCAATCTCTTGCATACGGGGAAGTTTATACAAAAGGTCTGTATCTTCCTCCGATCTTTTTGTTCCGTTGTATCGTGGTATCGGGAACTCCAAGTTTCGATTAGTGTTCGAAAATTTACTTTTTAACCATCTTCCTTTAAATTATGATAAGAACCTGTTCCGTATCTTAGGGCTCTTCGAGCCCGAGTTACGGTTTTATTCGAGGATGCAAATTTTATTATGGGCCGACCATAAATACTTTATATTTGAACTATTAAAGATCAGGTCGGTCTAAAAGATATTCATCCCGAAAACGGGAAAGGAGATTACAAATGGAAGCGGTAGTTCATAAGGCAAACACGAGAGGAAGAGTCGATTTCGGTTGGTTAAAATCGAATCATACATTTTCTTTCGGAAGCTATATGAATCCGGAAAGGATCAGATTCGGTTCTTTGCGTGTATTGAACGACGATATCGTTGCCCCTGGCAGAGGTTTCGATCCGCATCCTCACCAAGATATGGAAATCATCTCGATACCGATCGAAGGCGCCTTGGAGCATAAGGACAGTATCGGAACTTCAGGAGTGATCACATCCGGAGAAGTTCAGGTAATGTCCGCTGGAACAGGGATTGTTCATTCGGAATACAATCATTCCGAAACGGATCCCGTGAACTTCTTACAAATCTGGGTGATACCGGATAAAAGAGGGGCCCAACCTCGATACGACCAGAAAAAGTTCCTTCCGGAAGATAG is from Leptospira sp. WS58.C1 and encodes:
- a CDS encoding pirin family protein, whose product is MEAVVHKANTRGRVDFGWLKSNHTFSFGSYMNPERIRFGSLRVLNDDIVAPGRGFDPHPHQDMEIISIPIEGALEHKDSIGTSGVITSGEVQVMSAGTGIVHSEYNHSETDPVNFLQIWVIPDKRGAQPRYDQKKFLPEDRKNRFQVVVAPKESEEGLWINQNAWFSLGNAEAGKELQYESRNKGGGVYAFLISGKVNINGTELSTRDGAGFPRADLLKVNALEDSELLLMDVPEIQ
- a CDS encoding PP2C family protein-serine/threonine phosphatase, with the protein product MKKVFTLLTLSFLQFLFSGCNDSTAKVEHPVIVQGTMEFKNYDLEEQGPILLSGLWKFRWLYWKSSGLESQNSYEIVSIPSSWNGKNGARLGEGYGTYELNVKLNRNYGELAFILQEQSSSYFLYVNGKLLASCGEVEFPSNSDITIFEVRPAWCNKLVKFTPEGEELQIDMQIANRDHRLGGFWAPIRFGTSSSLEKTWNAERFLDLFLAGGLFCIGLLHLIYAIVRRGEAASMYFGTYCVIMAARGLFSGTRIISEYLDFLKYHHYVRIEYVTFYLAIPVFLSYILSVFPRELKRILVDLVWWIAVGACIVVLVFPVRIFTFTITVYYLVAFLAGTLGLFSLTKAALRRRKGALIILAGFVFVYAAMIHDILYATFYLDTGYFTNIGAFVFIVAQSVFLSIRSSESLDRLLDLSRNLERRVEERTKQLRNALRLIQNDLNVAREIQKGLLNLEETAEKKIGKIKFGIWHKPLAEVGGDLYDITELPDGKLRIFLADAPGHGIQAALITILIRNIYEDLRLKEESPGKLLSAIGSQFYGKYGNVSTFFSASILEISPDGKKLTLSLAGSPPVLIRNKDEEHVVECENPLVGLLENFHFEDKEVLLTPGFRILCFTDGLTESSRLPGDFYGIERVLATVRTGDSQSLEELLRDIQDDLLRFLGSSEPKDDILILGMEDQRS
- a CDS encoding DUF445 family protein — translated: MGLYGNKPYSKLQFVSNSLLVLFGTILLWGLWQKWSLYIWGSIFVHGLEGGLVGAICDWFAVWKTYKAVESESETIAEEIGNWVSSDLISEHKLRSYLDGILDEPENIQAIKDLLEKHLKGEKEVREFLNLIWDKIEEDIVLYVSNFKFSGADKQILHELNSRKEILSTVRFLVGETLVKVSDHDDFGERIQRITKGLSFLAKPLIWLIDPRKRIKEFGEGLKEGKDFETEEEEVLFELYSVFSECAELYIGSWNDLPVSKREEAVRALADFGREQLNRLISEVVLTHKEEISKLENLREYGPIRSFLEFLSSKTNESVSEYVGEQISKGLKLLEPKQFRVNLELKTRRVLERIRINGSLLGFLVGSAIGCIVLLFEGKLGL